In Mesorhizobium sp. M9A.F.Ca.ET.002.03.1.2, the DNA window TGCGTCAGCGCGTAGAGATCGGCGGCATGGTCGTTGTCGGGAATGGCGAATTTCTTGGCCGCATGCAGTGCATGGAACGGCGTGCCTTCCTCGATGGTGAGCTGATAGAGCGACAGATGGTCGGCGGCGTGGCCAATCGCCTGCACGAGCTCGGCCTGCCAGGCGTCCAGTGTCTGGCCGGGCCGCGCGTAGATCAGGTCGAAGGACAGCCGCGGAAAGATCTCGCGCGCCAGGCCAATCGCATGCAGTGCTTCATCGACATTATGCAAGCGGCCGAGGAAGCGCAGATCCTTGTCGTTCAGCGCCTGCACGCCGAGCGACACCCGGTTGACGCCCGCTGCCCGGTAGCCGCGAAAGCGCTCGGCCTCGACCGAGGAGGGGTTGGCTTCCAACGTCACCTCGATGCCCGCGGGCACTGCCCAGTTCTTCGCCACCGCGTCCAGCACCGTCGCCACGGTTTGCGGCTTCATCAGCGACGGTGTGCCGCCGCCGAGAAAAATGCTGGTCACCTCGCGCGGCCCGGTGCGGTCGCGCATCGTCGCAAGCTCGGTCTCGAAGGCGCGCGCGAAACGCTCCTGGTCGACCGGCTGGTGGCGGACATGGCTGTTGAAGTCGCAATAGGGGCATTTGGCCGCGCAGAACGGCCAGTGGATGTAGACGCCGAAGCCGGGGCTGCGGTCGAGCAGCATGGTCATGCCGAGCCCGATCGTGCCAAATCCAGTCTGGCCTGCGCGAACTTCTGGAAGGCGCGGGCGCGGTGCGACAATGCCGTCGGCTGGCCGGGCTTCCAGCCATGTTTTTCCTCTGCGGTCATCTCGCCGAAGGTCTTTTCGAAACCGCCCGGCACGAACACCGGGTCGTAGCCGAAGCCCAGTTCGCCGCGCGGCGGCCACACCAGCGTGCCCTCGACCTCGCCACGAAAGTATTCGGCCGCGCCGTCGGGAAAGGCAAGGCAGATGACGGCGACGAAACGGCCCTTGCGCTGGGCAGGCGCGACCGCGCCGACATCCTGCAACGCCATTTCCGCTCGCTGCATCGCCATGCCGAAGTCGCGGGAACCGTCCAGCGCCTCGGCCCAATTGGCGGTGTAGACGCCGGGCGCTCCGCCCAGCGCATCGACACAGAGGCCGGAATCGTCCGACAATGCCGGCAGGCCTGTCGCCTTGGCGGCGGCAACAGCCTTGATATAGGCGTTCTCCTCGAAGGTTGTGCCGGTCTCGTCCGGCTCCGGCAGCCCGTATTCCCTGGCCGACTTCGCTTCGATGCCGAATGGCGCCATCAGGTCGGCGAATTCACGCAATTTGCCGGCATTGTGGCTGGCGACGACAATTCTGTGCCCATCAAGCGAATGCATCAGATGCCCCAGATTCTTGGTTCGGCGAATTCGATCGAATTGCCGGAGGGATCGCGAATATAGATCGAGCGGCCGCCTTGCGGCCATTCGAACTCGCTTTCGATGGCGATCTTCTTCGCTTCCAGATGCGCTTTCCAGCGCACGATCTCGTCGGTGCTTGCCGCAAAGCAGAGATGGCCGTCGCCGACAGCGCCGTGCGGCGGCACTTTCAGCCTGGCATCGGGTGCCGGCGGCACTTTGGTTGCCTCGGCGTTGAAGATGAGCAGCACGCCGTCGCCGCAGCGGAAGAAAAGGTGCCTGCCGCCGACCTTGCCCAGCAGATCGAGCCCAAGCACGCCGGAATAGAAGTCTTCCGCAGCATCGAGGTCGGTCACGTAGAGGGCTGATTCGAGGATGGCTGAGGGTGTCATGGCGAACCGCAGGCTAACCTACAGCCATCTGCTGCAGGCTGACCAGTCGCTGAATGCCTTTCTTGGCCAATTCCATCAGCGCCGTGAACTGCTCTTCCGAGAAAGGCTCGCCCTCGGCCGTGCCCTGGATCTCGACGATGCCGCCCTTGCCTGTCATGACGAAATTGGCGTCGGTGCCGGCCGAGGAATCCTCGATGTAGTCGAGGTCGATGACCGGCTGGCCGTCATGGATGCCGCAGGAAATCGCTGCGACATGATCCTTCAGCACCTTGGCGACGCTGGCCATCTGCCGGGCCTCCATCCAGCGCAGGCAATCGTAAAGCGCCACCCAGCCGCCGGTGATCGAGGCGGTGCGCGTGCCGCCATCGGCCTGGATCACGTCGCAGTCGACGGTGATCTGCTGCTCGCCGAGCGCCTGCAGATCGACCACGGCACGCAGGGAGCGGCCGATCAGCCGCTGGATTTCCAGCGTGCGGCCGCCTTGCTTGCCTGCCGAAGCCTCGCGGCGCATGCGCTCGCCGGTCGAGCGCGGCAGCATGCCGTATTCCGCCGTCACCCAGCCCTTGCCGGAATTGCGCATCCAGCCCGGCACTTTCTCTTCCAGGCTGGCCGTGCACAGCACATGCGTGTCGCCGAACTTCACCAGGCACGAGCCTTCCGCGTGCTTGGAGACGCCACGCTCGAAGGAGATGGCGCGCATTTCGTCGAATTGGCGTTTGGAAGGGCGCATTCAGGCTTCTTTCTTGTCATTTTTCGGAATCGTGGCCGGCTTGTAGCCGCATGGGGCGCATGGCGCAAAGGAAAATGGCCGGTTGCGCGGGCGCGGCCGAAGTCTATATCCTTGGGCCGGAGGTTTTTGGCCCGAATGACCAAAGCAGTCGATCCCGGTTCGCAGTCGCCCGTGCTCCAGTCGCCCGCACTTCAATCGCTTGACATGCGTTCGCGCGACATCTTTCGGCGCATCGTCGATTCCTATCTGAAGGACGGCGAGCCGGTCGGCTCTCGCAGCCTGTCGCGGATCCTGCCGTCGTCGCTGTCGCCGGCCACCATCCGCAACGTGATGAGCGATCTCGAGCATCTCGGCCTGATCTATGCACCGCATATCTCGGCCGGCCGGCTGCCGACCCAGGCCGGCCTGCGCTTCTTCGTCGATGCCTTCATGGAGCTTGGCGACCTCTCCGACGACGAGCGCCGCATCATCGAGGCGCAGGTGCGCGCCTCCGGCTCTGGCGCGACGCTGGAGCATATGCTCACCGAAGCCAGCCAGATGCTATCCGGCATGTCGCGCGGTGCCGGTCTCGTGCTTGCCGCCAAGAACGAGGTGGCGCTCAAGCACATCGAATTCATCCAGCTTGAGCCGACCAAGGCGCTGGCCGTGCTGGTGTCGCAGAACGGCGACGTCGAAAATCGCGTCGTCGACCTGCCCGCCGGCATCACCATCTCGCAATTGCACGAAGCCTCGAACTTCCTCAATGCCCACATCCGCGGCCGCACGCTGGCCGAGGCGCGGATCGAGATCGCCCGCATCAAGGAAGAGACCAGGGCCGCCCTCGACACGCTGTCGCAGGACCTGGTCGAGAAGGGCCTTGCGGTCTGGGCCGGCGCCGAAAGCGGCCTGCCGGCGCGTCTCATCGTGCGCGGCCGCGCCAATCTGCTGGAAAACGTCACCGCCCAGGCCGACATCGAGCTGTTACGGCATTTGTTCGAGGATCTGGAGACGCAGGACGGGCTGATCCAGCTTCTCGACCTTGCCGAGGAAGGGTCCGGCGTGCGCATCTTCATCGGCTCGGAAAACAAGCTGTTTTCGCTGTCGGGCTCGTCGCTGGTCGTGGCGCCTTATCGCGATAAGGATGCCCGGGTCATCGGCGCGCTCGGCGTCATCGGCCCGACCCGGCTGAACTACGCTCGCATCGTGCCGATGGTCGACTATACCGCGCAGCTTATTTCCCGCATGCTGCGATAACGATATGCATAAAACAAGGAACTAAAGCGCGTCGCAGGTTCCCTTCGAACGCGAAGCGCTCAGGGCGGACCTCAAGGAGAAAGAAATGGCGCTGGAATCATTCAAAGCCCAGATCAGCCTGTTGCTCGAGCAGATGATCAACCAGCCCGAGGATCAGCATGAAGTGCAGGAACAGCTGCGCGAAAAGCTGAGGGAAATGCGCGCCATGGGCCTGCCGCTGCCGGCCGATCTCGTCGAACTGGAAAAGCGCCTCGACGACGATTTTTACGCGGCCGGGAACTGAGCTTCGAAACGGAGCCGAGATCCCTTCAAATCTGCGGTGGCCAAGGACGGCGCGCTGATCGTCACCGAGGACGGCATCATCTGGCGCGTCACCTGCGGTGGCAGCCCGTGCCGACCGGCGGGTTCGCCCGGCCGGCGGCGCTGGTGCAATCGAATCCGGCCTCAGGGGGTACACGCCTGCCCGCCCTCGTGCGACAAGGCGCAGTCTTAAAAAGTCGATTCCGATTTTCGGGGTCATGCGCTGAGGCCGAAACCATGACTCTCACCGGATTCCTCGCCTATAGCGCGGCCCTCGCCATCGCCGCGGCGATCCCTGGCCCAGGGCTCACCGCGCTTATTGCTCGCGCACTTGGGTCCGGCTTTCGCTCGGCGCTCGCGATGTCCTTCGGGCTGATGCTCGGCGATCTCACCTATCTCACAGCCGTGGTGCTCGGCCTCGCCTTCGTCGCGCAGACCTTCGGCATGGCCTTCCTAGCCATCAAATGGCTGGGCGTCGCCTATCTCGCCTTCCTTGGCTGGCGTTTCTGGACCAGCGGCATCACGCCGGAAACGGTCGAGGCGAAGAAAGGCAAGGGCGGGCTGATTTCGAGCTTTATTGCCGGCCTCGCCGTCACGCTCGGCAATCCGAAGACGATGCTCTTCTATCTCGCCATCACGCCGACCATCGTCGATCTGAAGACCATAACGCTCGCCGACTATGGCATCCTCGTCGCGCTCACGCTCGTCGTGCTCCTGGTCGTGCTGGTGCCCTATCTGGCGCTGGCGGCCAAGGCGCGCGGGCTCCTGAAGTCGCCGCGCGCGCTGAGGGCGCTGAACCGCACCGCCGCCGGTTTCATGGTCGGAGCGGCAGCTGCCATCGCCGCCCGGCAATAGGCATTTCGCAGCCAAGCCGTTCCTAAGACAGGCCTGAAATGCTTTTCCGGGGCGAAGCATGTTTTCAGCATGCGCCCCACTCGATAATTTCAATCGACAGACTATCTTGCGCGGCGGATGGCCCTATCTTATGCCCGCCTGACTTTGCCCGGCTGACTCTTGCTTGACTGACTCTTGCTTGACTGACTCTGGCCCATCTCATTCTGGGGAGCGAAACCAATGAACAAGCCCGCCACCACCGCGCACACGCCCGGCCGCGGCCGAATCTACAATTCGATCACCGAGACGATCGGCGACACGCCGCTGGTGCGGCTCGACAAGTTCGCCGGGGAAAAGGGCGTCGTTGCCAATCTCCTGGCCAAGCTCGAATTCTTCAACCCGATCGCCTCGGTCAAGGATCGCATCGGCGTCTCGATGATCGAGGCACTGGAGGCATCGGGCAGGATTGCACCCGGCAGGACCACGCTGATCGAGCCGACCTCGGGCAATACCGGCATCGCGCTCGCTTTCGCAGCCGCCGCCAAGGGTTACAAGCTGATCCTGACCATGCCCGAAACCATGTCTGTCGAACGCAGGAAAATGCTGGCGCTGCTCGGCGCCGAACTGGTGCTGACCGAAGGGCCGAAAGGCATGAAGGGCGCCATCGCCAAGGCCGACGAGCTGGCCGCGACGCTGCCCGATGCCATCATTCCGCAACAGTTCGAGAATCCCGCCAATCCGGAAATCCACCGCCGCACCACCGCCGAGGAAATCTGGAACGACACCCATGGCGAAGTCGACATCTTCGTCGCCGGCATCGGCACCGGTGGCACCATCACCGGCGTCGGCCAGGTGCTGAAGCAGCGCAAACCCTCCGTGCATGTCGTCGCCGTCGAGCCGGAAGCCTCGCCGGTCCTGTCGGGCGGCCAGCCCGGTCCGCACAAGATCCAGGGCATTGGCGCCGGCTTCGCGCCGAAAATCCTAGACACGACGATCTATGACGAGATCGTCAAGGTCTCCAACGAGGATTCGGTCGCCAATGCGCGGCTCGTCGCCCGCCTCGAAGGCGTGCCGGTCGGAATCTCGTCGGGCGCTGCCCTGCAGGCGGCGATCGTCGTCGGCTCGCGGCCGGAGAACAAGGGCAAGAACCTCGTCGTGATCATCCCGTCCTTCGCCGAGCGCTATCTGTCTACGATCCTGTTCGAGGGGCTGGGGGCTTAGGTCCTCGACACAGGTATTGCGATCGGCAAGGGGGCTGTCGCCCGGCATCAAAAGCATCGACGGCCTGGACCGCTGGAAAAAGTCCTGTGACAGCGGACGCCCGCTTGAGCAGGGCGGTGCTTCTGGTTCAAATCGCCACCGGCCCTATGCAGGCTGGCGGAGGATTTCATGTACAAGCTCTATACGCGTCCCAACACCGGCGGCTTTGTCGTCGAGGCGGCGCTCGCTTTGGCGGGCGTGCCTTTCGACCAGATCGACGTTCCGAAGTCGACCTCACCCGCCCCGGCCTTCCTCGACATCAGCCCCTTGAACCAGGTGCCGGTCCTGGTCTTGCCGGACGGAAGCTCGATGACCGAATCGGCGGCGATCTGCATCCTGCTTGCCGAACGCCACCCGGAAGCAGCTCTGGCGCCGGCGGTGGGTTCGCCCGCCCGTGCCGATTTCCTGCGCTGGATGACCTTCATGTCGTCGGTCGTCTATCCGGCCGACCTGCGGTTCTATTACGCCCATCGCTACACCGCCGATCCCAGCGGCATGGACGCGGTGAAGGAGGCCGCGGTTGCCGAAATGGACCGCGGCTTCGCCATTCTCGATGCTGCCCTCGAAAGCCGAGACTGGCTGGTCGGCGACCGGCTCTCGCTGGCCGACATCTATCTCGTCATGCTGGTGGCCTGGCATCCCGAGATTGAAAAGGTCCCCAGCGCCTGGCCGAACATCGAACGCCTGTGGGCCAAGTTACGGGAGCATCAGGTGATGAGGAAGCTGAACACTTCCCACGCCATGTGGCCGGCCTGAATCGATCGCCTCGTCTCAGGCATTTTTCGTGCGGCCGAGCCCCGCCCGTCGTTCCTGCAGGAACCGGCGCACGGTCGGGTCGCGTTCAAGGCCGATCGCCCGGTCATAGGCCTCAGTTGCTTCCCGGGTTTTGCCGAGCTTGGCCAGAAGATCGGCGCGCGCCGCCCAATAGGGCTGGTAGTCTGCAAGCCGCTTGTCGTCGCCAAGCTCATCAAGTGCGCTCAATCCCGCCGCAGCACTCTCGGCCTCGGCAATGGCCACCGCGCGATTGATCGACACCACCGGCGAGCCGGCAATCACCGACAGCGCGTCGTAGAGATGTTTGATCGCAACCCAGTCGGTCCGGCCGGTCAGCCGCCTTGTCGTATGGGCGGATTGCACGGCTGCCTCGAGCTGATAGCGGCCGACAACGCCCTTGGTCGCGGCGCGCCTCAGCAGCGTCTCCGCTTCGTCGATCAAGGCGCCGTCCCACAGCGCAAGCTCCTGCTCGGCCAAGGGCACATAGTCTCCTGCGGCATTGCGCCGCGCCGCTCGCCGCGCCTCGGCAAACAGCATCAGCGCCAGCAGACCAAGCGCTTCCGGCTCGTCCGGCATCAGCGAGGCCACGAGCCGGCCGAGCCAGATGCCTTCGGTCGCGAGATTGCGGCGTCGGGTTTCGGTGCCGGCCGGGTCGGACCAACCCTCGGCGAATGCGGCGTAGATCGCTTCCAGCACCGCGTCCAACCGCTCGCCGAGCTCGGCTCTTTCAGACACGCGGAACGGGATGCCGGTCTCGCGGATACGGGCCTTGGCGCGCACCAGGCGCTGGCCCATCGTTGTCGGCGACACCAGGAAGGCGGAGGCGATCGTTGCCGCGTCGAAGCCGAGGATGGTCTGCAGAATCAGCGGCGCGCGCACGCCGGCTTCGATTGCCGGATGGGCGCAGGCAAACATCAGCCTGAGCCGCTCGTCGGGCAGGTCTTCGTCGGTCATGCGTGCCTCCATCTCCTCGGCGATCAGCCTGAGATGGTCGCGGCTGGCCTCGCTGGTCAGCCGCCGCCGGATCGCGTCGACGCGGCGTCTGCGCGCCACCGCAAGCAGCCAGGCTTCCGGCTTGTGCGGCACGCCGGCCTGCGGCCAACGCTCCAGCGCTGCCGCAAAGGCATCGGCCAGCGCATCCTCGGCGCCGGCGACGTCGCGCGTGCGGGCCGCGAGATAAGCGACCAGCTTGCCGTAGCTTTGCCGGGCAGCCGCTTCCGCCGCCGCCCGCGCGTTGTCGGGCTCTTGCCCCGTCACATGGTCAATTCCCAAATCGGCCGAACCTCGACCGTGCCGGTGCTGGCACCCGGGCAGCGCGCTGCCCAGGCAATCGCAGCGTCGACATCCTCCGCCTCGATCATATAGAAACCGGCAAGCTGTTCCTTGGTGTCGGCATAAGGGCCGTCGAGCACGTTGGTCTTGCCATCGGTTATCCGCACCGAGGTGGCGGATTGCGTCGGCTTCAACCGGTCGCCTGCGAGCCAGGCGCCGGATTTCTTCAACGCTTCCGTATAGGCGACGTAGGCGCTCGACATTTGTGTCACCGCGTCCGCCGGCGCTGCCGCCATCCCGGCTTCGTTTCCGTAGATCAAAAGCATGTATCGCATGGTCTTCTCCCATATTTTCGAAGGCCGCATCGTTGCGAGCCGGACGTATGTCGTGCGGCCTCGTTCGATTTCGACAGGCGTTGTGAAAATCTTTCGTCTGCGGTGGCGTCTTGTGCAAGCGGGCATATGTTTCGCACCCACTCAACCGTTCGTCTAATGGCGGCAATTGCGGGTTGGCATTTCCCGCCCGCTGTCTAAACTCGCCTTGGCTCGTGCTGGGGAGGGCGGTACGGGCGCTGACATTTCAGGGAGGAAATCACATGTTTAATTTCAGGACGAAGTTTGTTGCCGGCGCGCTCGCGCTGTCGCTTGGCCTTGGCGCGGTGTCGGCCAAGGCGCAGGAATTCATCAACGTGCTGACCGGCGGCACTTCGGGCGTCTATTATCCGCTCGGCGTCGCGCTGTCGGAAATCTACGGTAAGGGCATCGAAGGCGCCCGCACCCAGGTGCAGGCGACGAAAGCTTCGGTCGAGAACCTCAATTTGCTTCAGCAGGGCAAGGGCGAGATCGCCTTCGCGCTCGGCGATTCCGTCAAGCTGGCCGCCGAGGGCAACACCGAAGCCGGCTACCCAGGCAAGCTCGACAAGCTGCGCGGCATCGCCGCCATCTATCCCAACTACATCCAGATCGTTGCCAGCAAGGAGTCCGGCATCAAGACGCTCGCAGACCTCAAGGGCAAGAGCCTGTCGGTCGGCGCGCCGGCCTCCGGCACTGAGATCAACGCCCGCGCCATCTTCGCCGCCGCCGGGCTGAAATACGAGGATCTCGGACGGGTCGAGTACCTGCCCTTCGCCGAATCGGTCGAGTTGATCAAGAACCGCCAGCTCGACGCCACGCTGCAATCGGCCGGCCTCGGCGTCGCCTCGATCCGCGATCTCGCCACATCGGTGCCCATCAACGTCGTTGCCGTGCCGGCGCAGGACGTCGCGAAGATCGGCTCGCCCTATCTTTCGGTGACCATTCCCAAGGGCACCTATGAGGGCCAGGCCGAGGATGTCGCTACCGCCGCCGTCGGCAATTTCCTCATCACCAGCGCCGATGTCTCCGACGAGGCCGCCTATCAGATGACCAAGCTACTGTTCGAAAATCTCGACCAGCTCACTGCTGCCCACGCCGCCGCCAAGGCGATCGATCCGGCCAAGGCGCTCGACGGCATGCCGGTGCCGCTGCATCCAGGCGCCGAGCGGTATTACAAGGAGAAGGGGCTGGTGAAGTAGGGCCGCTCCCTCCCTCTTGAGGGGAGGGTGGACAGCCGCCGGAGGTGGATGGACGGGTGGGGTCGCTGCGGCAGTGCGCGGCCTGAACCGACCCCACCCGCCTCGCTTCGCTCGGCACCCTCCCCTCGAGGGGAAGGGGCGCCCGCCAGGAACCGCCAATGACCGACGCCCATCGCGAAACCCCGACCATTCTTTCCCCCACCGCCGAAGCCCCGGTCGAAGGCCTGCCGCCGGGTTTCGGCGAAGGGCTCGCCGGCAAGGCCGCCTTTCTCATCGCCATCGCCTTCTCCATTTTCCAGATCTACATCGCCGCTTATGGCAGCCTGCCGAGCCAGGTGGTGCGTGCCATGCATGTCGGTTTCTTGCTGCTGCTCGGCTTTGCCCTGATCGCCAATCTGCACGCCAAAAGCGTCCCGGCGAAAGCAGTGTTCTGGACGCTCGGTGTGCTCGGCTTCGCCACCGGCCTCTACAATTGGGTGTTTTATGCCGACCTCATCCGCCGGTCCGGCTTCCTCACCACGCCGGACCTGATCATCGGCGCGGTGCTGGTCGTGCTGGTCTTCGAGGCCGCTAGACGGCTGATGGGGCTGCCGCTTGCCCTGATCGCCTTGATCTTCCTCGCCTACGCATTCTTCGGCAATCGCCTGCCGCCGCCCTTCATCCATCGCGGCTATGATTTCGCCCAGCTCGTCGAGACCTTCGCCTTTGGCACTGAAGGCATATACGGCACACCGGTCTACGTCTCGGCCGCTTACATCTTCATCTTTGTCGTCTTCGCCGCCTTTCTCGAACGCGCCGGCATGATCGCGCTGTTCAACGATTTCGCCCTTGGCCTGGTCGGCACATGGCGCGGTGGCCCGGCCCAGGTCTGCGTTCTGTCCTCGGCGCTGATGGGTACCATTTCCGGCTCCGGCGTCGCCAATGTGGTGGCCTCCGGCCAGTTCACCATTCCGCTGATGAAGCGCTTCGGCTTCCGTTCGGCCTTCGCCGGCGCCGTCGAGGCGACCTCTTCGATGGGCGGCCAGATCATGCCGCCGGTGATGGGCGCGGTCGCCTTCATTATGGCCGAGACGCTGAACATCCCCTATGCCGAGGTGGTCAAGGCGGCGATCATCCCGGCGCTGCTCTATTTCGGCGCCTGCTTCTGGCAGGTCTACCTGGAAGCCGGCAAGGCCGGCCTGCGGGGAATGGCCAAGGCGGACCTGCCCAATCCGTGGGAGGCGGTGAGAAGACATTGGCCGCTGGTGCTGCCGCTGGCCGCTCTCATCTATCTGCTGTTTGCCGGCTATACGCCGATCTTCGCCGGCACCATGGGCCTGGCGCTGACCATTGTGCTCATCCTCGGCACGCCGCTGGCGGCGTTGATCGGGCCGCTTGCCTTCCGCATCGTCTTCTGGCTGGCGCTGGGACTTGCCGCCGCCTCTTTCCTAGAGTTCGGCGTCAACATCCTCGGCCTTGTGATCGCTGGGCTAATTGTCGCCTGCGTCGCCTTCAAGGGCGGCCGGGAGACGCTGCGTATATGCGTGGACTCGCTTGCCGAGGGAGCAAAGAACGCGCTGCCGGTCGGCATCGCCTGCGCCATCGTCGGCATCGTCATCGGCACGTTGACGCTCACCGGCATCGCCTCCACCTTCATCGGCTGGATCATCTCCATCGGCGAGAACAATCTGTTCCTGTCGCTGGTGCTGACGATGCTCACCTGCCTGGTGCTTGGCATGGGCATACCGACGATCCCCAATTACATCATCACCTCGTCGTTGGCCGGGCCCGCACTGCTGTCGCTCGGCGTGCCGCTGGTGGTCAGCCATATGTTCGTCTTCTATTTCGGCATCATGGCCGATCTCACACCGCCGGTGGCGCTGGCCGCCTTCGCCGCCGCGCCCATGGCCAAGGAGAG includes these proteins:
- a CDS encoding YciI family protein produces the protein MRYMLLIYGNEAGMAAAPADAVTQMSSAYVAYTEALKKSGAWLAGDRLKPTQSATSVRITDGKTNVLDGPYADTKEQLAGFYMIEAEDVDAAIAWAARCPGASTGTVEVRPIWELTM
- a CDS encoding LysE family translocator, whose protein sequence is MTLTGFLAYSAALAIAAAIPGPGLTALIARALGSGFRSALAMSFGLMLGDLTYLTAVVLGLAFVAQTFGMAFLAIKWLGVAYLAFLGWRFWTSGITPETVEAKKGKGGLISSFIAGLAVTLGNPKTMLFYLAITPTIVDLKTITLADYGILVALTLVVLLVVLVPYLALAAKARGLLKSPRALRALNRTAAGFMVGAAAAIAARQ
- the hemW gene encoding radical SAM family heme chaperone HemW, producing the protein MTMLLDRSPGFGVYIHWPFCAAKCPYCDFNSHVRHQPVDQERFARAFETELATMRDRTGPREVTSIFLGGGTPSLMKPQTVATVLDAVAKNWAVPAGIEVTLEANPSSVEAERFRGYRAAGVNRVSLGVQALNDKDLRFLGRLHNVDEALHAIGLAREIFPRLSFDLIYARPGQTLDAWQAELVQAIGHAADHLSLYQLTIEEGTPFHALHAAKKFAIPDNDHAADLYALTQEITAAHGLPAYEISNHAKPGAESRHNLTYWRYGEYVGVGPGAHGRFVENGRRVVTIAEKMPETWANLVEAKGHGITGGETLTRSEEADEFLLMGLRLAEGIDLSRYEAFSGRGLSSVRLSMLQGEGLVAPIGNARLRATPAGMIVLDAVVADLAR
- a CDS encoding glutathione S-transferase family protein; protein product: MYKLYTRPNTGGFVVEAALALAGVPFDQIDVPKSTSPAPAFLDISPLNQVPVLVLPDGSSMTESAAICILLAERHPEAALAPAVGSPARADFLRWMTFMSSVVYPADLRFYYAHRYTADPSGMDAVKEAAVAEMDRGFAILDAALESRDWLVGDRLSLADIYLVMLVAWHPEIEKVPSAWPNIERLWAKLREHQVMRKLNTSHAMWPA
- a CDS encoding VOC family protein, producing MTPSAILESALYVTDLDAAEDFYSGVLGLDLLGKVGGRHLFFRCGDGVLLIFNAEATKVPPAPDARLKVPPHGAVGDGHLCFAASTDEIVRWKAHLEAKKIAIESEFEWPQGGRSIYIRDPSGNSIEFAEPRIWGI
- a CDS encoding TAXI family TRAP transporter solute-binding subunit, whose protein sequence is MFNFRTKFVAGALALSLGLGAVSAKAQEFINVLTGGTSGVYYPLGVALSEIYGKGIEGARTQVQATKASVENLNLLQQGKGEIAFALGDSVKLAAEGNTEAGYPGKLDKLRGIAAIYPNYIQIVASKESGIKTLADLKGKSLSVGAPASGTEINARAIFAAAGLKYEDLGRVEYLPFAESVELIKNRQLDATLQSAGLGVASIRDLATSVPINVVAVPAQDVAKIGSPYLSVTIPKGTYEGQAEDVATAAVGNFLITSADVSDEAAYQMTKLLFENLDQLTAAHAAAKAIDPAKALDGMPVPLHPGAERYYKEKGLVK
- the rdgB gene encoding RdgB/HAM1 family non-canonical purine NTP pyrophosphatase — protein: MHSLDGHRIVVASHNAGKLREFADLMAPFGIEAKSAREYGLPEPDETGTTFEENAYIKAVAAAKATGLPALSDDSGLCVDALGGAPGVYTANWAEALDGSRDFGMAMQRAEMALQDVGAVAPAQRKGRFVAVICLAFPDGAAEYFRGEVEGTLVWPPRGELGFGYDPVFVPGGFEKTFGEMTAEEKHGWKPGQPTALSHRARAFQKFAQARLDLARSGSA
- the hrcA gene encoding heat-inducible transcriptional repressor HrcA; this encodes MTKAVDPGSQSPVLQSPALQSLDMRSRDIFRRIVDSYLKDGEPVGSRSLSRILPSSLSPATIRNVMSDLEHLGLIYAPHISAGRLPTQAGLRFFVDAFMELGDLSDDERRIIEAQVRASGSGATLEHMLTEASQMLSGMSRGAGLVLAAKNEVALKHIEFIQLEPTKALAVLVSQNGDVENRVVDLPAGITISQLHEASNFLNAHIRGRTLAEARIEIARIKEETRAALDTLSQDLVEKGLAVWAGAESGLPARLIVRGRANLLENVTAQADIELLRHLFEDLETQDGLIQLLDLAEEGSGVRIFIGSENKLFSLSGSSLVVAPYRDKDARVIGALGVIGPTRLNYARIVPMVDYTAQLISRMLR
- the rph gene encoding ribonuclease PH gives rise to the protein MRPSKRQFDEMRAISFERGVSKHAEGSCLVKFGDTHVLCTASLEEKVPGWMRNSGKGWVTAEYGMLPRSTGERMRREASAGKQGGRTLEIQRLIGRSLRAVVDLQALGEQQITVDCDVIQADGGTRTASITGGWVALYDCLRWMEARQMASVAKVLKDHVAAISCGIHDGQPVIDLDYIEDSSAGTDANFVMTGKGGIVEIQGTAEGEPFSEEQFTALMELAKKGIQRLVSLQQMAVG
- the cysK gene encoding cysteine synthase A, translated to MNKPATTAHTPGRGRIYNSITETIGDTPLVRLDKFAGEKGVVANLLAKLEFFNPIASVKDRIGVSMIEALEASGRIAPGRTTLIEPTSGNTGIALAFAAAAKGYKLILTMPETMSVERRKMLALLGAELVLTEGPKGMKGAIAKADELAATLPDAIIPQQFENPANPEIHRRTTAEEIWNDTHGEVDIFVAGIGTGGTITGVGQVLKQRKPSVHVVAVEPEASPVLSGGQPGPHKIQGIGAGFAPKILDTTIYDEIVKVSNEDSVANARLVARLEGVPVGISSGAALQAAIVVGSRPENKGKNLVVIIPSFAERYLSTILFEGLGA
- a CDS encoding DUF6596 domain-containing protein gives rise to the protein MTGQEPDNARAAAEAAARQSYGKLVAYLAARTRDVAGAEDALADAFAAALERWPQAGVPHKPEAWLLAVARRRRVDAIRRRLTSEASRDHLRLIAEEMEARMTDEDLPDERLRLMFACAHPAIEAGVRAPLILQTILGFDAATIASAFLVSPTTMGQRLVRAKARIRETGIPFRVSERAELGERLDAVLEAIYAAFAEGWSDPAGTETRRRNLATEGIWLGRLVASLMPDEPEALGLLALMLFAEARRAARRNAAGDYVPLAEQELALWDGALIDEAETLLRRAATKGVVGRYQLEAAVQSAHTTRRLTGRTDWVAIKHLYDALSVIAGSPVVSINRAVAIAEAESAAAGLSALDELGDDKRLADYQPYWAARADLLAKLGKTREATEAYDRAIGLERDPTVRRFLQERRAGLGRTKNA